From the Alloalcanivorax dieselolei B5 genome, one window contains:
- a CDS encoding c-type cytochrome yields the protein MKGLLAGFALMFMAVGASAATVQERYDQSCTYCHSTGAAGAPKTGDQAAWKPHLEKGMDTLVKHVKEGFRAMPPGGMCSDCSDEEYRALIEHMTK from the coding sequence ATGAAGGGTTTGCTCGCGGGGTTCGCCCTGATGTTCATGGCCGTGGGCGCCAGCGCCGCCACGGTGCAGGAGCGTTACGACCAGAGCTGTACCTACTGCCATAGCACCGGAGCCGCCGGCGCGCCCAAGACCGGGGATCAGGCCGCCTGGAAACCGCATCTGGAGAAGGGCATGGACACGCTGGTGAAGCACGTCAAAGAGGGGTTCAGGGCGATGCCGCCAGGCGGTATGTGCAGTGACTGCTCCGACGAAGAATACCGCGCTCTGATCGAGCATATGACAAAATAA
- a CDS encoding thiol:disulfide interchange protein DsbA/DsbL: MLRMVSALLMSLGLMMSATVVAQEGQPQYKEGVHYRVLDNPGTTSVPSGKVEVREFFSYMCPHCYSLEPTVDGWLKNKPEAAAYVRTPVLFMQHAEPLARAYFIEESQGLIGEIHRPLFDAIHMHRERLFDADALAGFFEKYGVERDKFNSLYGSFAVSTKVREADALTREYQIRGVPSLVVAGKYAVMRDNLKNNAEMFDVVDFLVKKESEK; the protein is encoded by the coding sequence ATGCTGCGTATGGTTAGCGCCCTGCTGATGTCCCTGGGGCTGATGATGTCCGCCACCGTGGTGGCTCAGGAAGGGCAGCCTCAATACAAAGAAGGCGTTCACTACCGGGTGCTGGATAATCCCGGCACCACCAGTGTCCCTTCCGGTAAAGTGGAAGTGCGGGAGTTTTTCTCCTACATGTGTCCGCATTGCTATTCCCTGGAACCCACCGTGGACGGCTGGTTGAAGAACAAGCCGGAAGCGGCGGCCTATGTGCGTACCCCGGTACTGTTCATGCAGCACGCCGAGCCGCTGGCCCGGGCCTACTTCATCGAGGAGTCCCAGGGGCTGATCGGCGAAATTCACCGGCCGCTGTTCGACGCCATTCATATGCACCGTGAGCGCCTGTTCGACGCCGACGCCCTGGCCGGCTTCTTCGAGAAGTACGGTGTGGAGCGCGACAAGTTCAACAGCCTGTACGGCTCCTTCGCGGTGTCCACCAAGGTTCGCGAGGCCGATGCCTTGACCCGTGAGTATCAGATCCGTGGCGTGCCGTCCCTGGTGGTGGCCGGCAAATATGCGGTGATGCGGGATAACCTCAAGAACAACGCCGAGATGTTCGACGTGGTGGACTTCCTGGTTAAAAAGGAAAGTGAGAAGTAA
- the nosR gene encoding transcriptional regulator NosR produces the protein MSLFSRWKGGWLTILCLVGAWLCSPVLADLDRQRVEAVFPGADRSEPEGDFQVRTLSRNGDLLGYLFYSQDVVNVPAYSGKPINVQIVMDPQGVILDAYVVEHHEPILLVGIPEQKLHDFSAHYAGVGADQRVVVGRSRDPETVTIDAVSGATVTVMVVNETIMGAARKVAVSLGLIEAPSARRRAARIRGGRGAAVGWEELAGKGALRRLHLTRGQVDEAFRGTEAEGMEQTAPDQRGDVFIDLYTGLLNPPEVGASLLGKAGYKTLMAELGKGEYAIAVLANGRYSFKGSGYVRGGIFDRVQLRQNGAIISFRDLDYQRLSDVYAAGMPGFSEMAIFIVRPEHRFDPGSPWTLELLVRRQTGPVSGIFTSFELPYATPEAYLERPEPLVAPEEKPVWVRIWYQKQFQVAVIGAALGLLLVILFLQDRLARHPRQLHWLRWAYLLFTVVFIGWYALGQLSVVNVLTFVHAVMDDFHWGLFLSDPVIFVLWTFTAASVLLWGRGVFCGWLCPFGALQELLNEAARKLRVPQYELPFALHERLWAVKYLILLALFGISLDSMATAERFAEIEPFKTAFTLHFDRQWWFVLYAVALLVMNLFTRKVYCRYLCPLGAALAVPSKLRLFDWLKRRKECGNPCQLCARECEIQAIHPDGRINVNECHYCLDCQMTYYNEDKCPPLILKKKRAGKGKRSVPEAERIPALQLEEG, from the coding sequence ATGTCGTTGTTTTCGCGCTGGAAAGGGGGATGGCTGACCATACTGTGTCTGGTCGGCGCTTGGCTGTGTTCGCCGGTCCTGGCGGATCTGGATCGGCAGCGCGTGGAGGCGGTGTTTCCCGGCGCGGACCGGTCCGAGCCGGAAGGGGACTTCCAGGTCCGGACCCTGTCCCGCAACGGCGATCTTCTTGGCTATCTGTTTTACAGCCAGGATGTGGTCAATGTTCCCGCTTATTCCGGCAAGCCCATCAACGTGCAAATCGTGATGGACCCTCAGGGTGTCATTCTCGATGCCTACGTGGTGGAGCATCACGAACCTATCCTGCTGGTCGGGATTCCTGAACAGAAACTCCACGACTTCAGTGCTCACTATGCCGGTGTCGGCGCCGATCAGCGGGTCGTGGTGGGGCGCTCCCGTGACCCCGAGACGGTAACCATTGATGCGGTAAGCGGCGCGACAGTCACGGTCATGGTGGTCAACGAAACCATCATGGGAGCGGCGCGCAAAGTGGCGGTGTCGCTGGGATTGATCGAAGCGCCATCGGCCCGGCGCCGCGCGGCGCGTATCCGTGGTGGCCGGGGAGCGGCGGTGGGCTGGGAGGAACTGGCCGGCAAGGGGGCTCTGCGCCGGCTGCATCTGACCCGCGGGCAAGTGGATGAGGCCTTTCGCGGCACCGAGGCGGAAGGAATGGAGCAGACTGCCCCTGACCAGCGCGGCGACGTCTTCATCGATCTGTATACCGGCTTGCTGAACCCGCCGGAAGTAGGCGCCAGCCTGCTGGGCAAGGCGGGCTACAAGACATTGATGGCGGAACTGGGGAAAGGCGAGTACGCCATCGCGGTGCTGGCCAACGGGCGCTATTCGTTCAAGGGCTCAGGCTATGTGCGCGGCGGTATCTTCGACCGGGTCCAACTGCGCCAAAATGGCGCCATCATCAGCTTCCGGGATCTGGACTATCAGCGGTTATCCGATGTCTATGCCGCCGGCATGCCGGGGTTTTCGGAAATGGCGATCTTCATCGTCCGCCCGGAGCACCGTTTCGACCCCGGTAGCCCCTGGACCCTGGAATTGCTGGTGCGCCGGCAGACCGGCCCGGTCAGCGGCATCTTCACCAGCTTCGAATTGCCCTACGCCACGCCGGAAGCCTATCTGGAACGGCCGGAACCGCTGGTGGCCCCGGAGGAAAAACCGGTATGGGTGCGGATCTGGTACCAGAAGCAGTTCCAGGTGGCCGTCATCGGCGCTGCTTTGGGACTGTTGCTGGTGATTCTGTTTCTGCAGGACCGCCTGGCACGGCACCCGCGCCAGTTGCATTGGCTGCGGTGGGCCTACTTGCTGTTCACCGTGGTCTTTATCGGTTGGTACGCCCTCGGCCAGTTGTCCGTGGTCAACGTGCTGACCTTCGTCCACGCGGTGATGGACGATTTCCATTGGGGGTTGTTCCTCAGCGATCCGGTGATCTTCGTCCTGTGGACTTTTACCGCGGCCAGCGTGCTGTTGTGGGGCCGGGGTGTGTTCTGCGGATGGCTGTGCCCCTTCGGCGCGCTCCAGGAACTGCTCAACGAAGCGGCGCGCAAACTTCGCGTTCCTCAGTATGAATTGCCGTTCGCTCTGCACGAACGTCTGTGGGCGGTGAAGTACCTGATCCTGCTGGCACTGTTCGGTATTTCGCTGGATTCCATGGCCACGGCGGAGCGGTTCGCTGAAATCGAACCGTTCAAAACCGCCTTCACTCTGCACTTCGACCGCCAATGGTGGTTTGTGCTCTACGCGGTGGCTCTGCTGGTCATGAATCTGTTTACCCGCAAAGTTTATTGCCGCTACCTGTGTCCGCTGGGCGCGGCTTTGGCGGTGCCCAGCAAACTCAGATTGTTCGACTGGCTCAAGCGTCGCAAGGAATGCGGCAACCCCTGCCAATTGTGCGCCAGGGAATGCGAAATCCAGGCCATTCACCCGGACGGGCGTATCAACGTCAACGAGTGCCACTACTGCCTGGATTGCCAGATGACCTATTACAACGAAGACAAATGCCCGCCGCTGATCCTGAAGAAAAAACGGGCCGGCAAAGGAAAGCGGAGCGTCCCCGAGGCGGAGCGTATTCCCGCCTTGCAACTGGAAGAAGGTTGA
- a CDS encoding K+/H+ antiporter subunit F: MLETAIAIAFGLFVVAQMLNLYRLLRGPSLPDRVLALDTMYVNSIALIVLYGLSSGSKLYFEAAMLIALIGFVSTVAVAKYMTRGDIIE; this comes from the coding sequence ATGTTAGAAACGGCCATCGCCATCGCGTTCGGACTGTTCGTGGTGGCCCAGATGTTGAATCTCTACCGTCTGCTGCGGGGGCCGAGCCTGCCGGATCGGGTGCTGGCGCTGGATACCATGTATGTGAACAGCATCGCACTGATCGTGCTCTACGGTTTGTCCAGTGGCAGCAAGCTGTATTTCGAGGCGGCCATGCTGATTGCCCTGATCGGGTTTGTCAGTACCGTGGCCGTGGCCAAGTACATGACCCGTGGCGACATCATCGAATAA
- a CDS encoding endonuclease/exonuclease/phosphatase family protein — MLMERARNAYQNWKTRPSGFLLAREGHRRTRRVREVSLPSDTLKILSFNIQAGIGTSRFRDYVTGSWKHLVAHPRSVEIIEQIADVVRHFDVVGLQEVDGGSLRSRNLNQLVHLASLADFPFWHQQLNRNLGRLGQFSNGLLSRMSPYAVEDHILPGLPGRGAIVIKFGHPVEPLVVAVCHLALGEKMRNTQLTYLADLLRPYRYSLIMGDFNCRPEHLTASPLTDLGLVLVEGDLQTYPSWAPDRHIDHILATPELQVRHSRVLEDCLLSDHLPLATEIRIPDAVRAASLEHRLPLIE; from the coding sequence ATGCTGATGGAACGCGCTCGTAATGCCTATCAGAACTGGAAAACCCGCCCATCGGGTTTCTTACTGGCGCGGGAGGGGCACCGCCGCACCCGGCGGGTGCGTGAGGTGTCGTTGCCCAGCGACACCCTCAAGATTCTCAGCTTCAACATTCAGGCGGGTATTGGCACCAGCCGGTTCCGGGATTACGTGACCGGCAGCTGGAAGCATCTGGTGGCGCACCCGCGCAGTGTGGAGATCATCGAACAGATCGCCGATGTGGTGCGTCATTTCGATGTGGTTGGCCTGCAGGAAGTGGATGGCGGCAGCCTGCGCTCACGCAACCTCAACCAATTGGTGCACCTGGCGAGCCTGGCGGATTTCCCGTTCTGGCATCAGCAGTTGAACCGTAATCTGGGGCGGCTGGGGCAATTCAGCAACGGTTTACTCAGCCGCATGTCACCCTACGCGGTGGAAGACCACATCCTTCCCGGCCTGCCTGGCCGGGGCGCCATCGTGATCAAATTCGGCCATCCGGTGGAGCCGCTGGTGGTGGCGGTGTGCCATCTGGCACTGGGCGAAAAGATGCGCAATACCCAGCTGACCTACCTGGCGGACCTGCTGCGGCCTTACCGTTACAGTCTGATCATGGGTGACTTCAACTGCCGGCCGGAGCATCTCACCGCCTCGCCGCTGACGGATCTTGGCCTGGTACTGGTGGAAGGCGATTTGCAGACCTACCCCAGCTGGGCACCGGATCGTCATATCGACCATATCCTGGCCACACCGGAACTGCAGGTACGCCACAGCCGAGTGCTGGAGGACTGTCTGTTATCGGATCATCTTCCCCTGGCCACGGAAATCCGCATTCCCGATGCGGTGCGCGCGGCCAGTCTGGAGCATCGGCTGCCGCTGATCGAGTGA
- the yihA gene encoding ribosome biogenesis GTP-binding protein YihA/YsxC: MPLHPAQRLLHQAAFLKSAQIVEQCPPDEGLEVAFAGRSNAGKSSAINRLTGQRSLARTSKTPGRTQLLNFFTLDEQRRLVDLPGYGYAKVDKAVRMQWQEHLDDYLARRECLTGLVLLMDIRHPLREFDQLMLEWSARSGMPLLILLTKADKLKFGAAKSALMQVTKTLKDHPAPLRVQLFSATSGQGCEQAWDQLAEWLRIEDDTPPVI, translated from the coding sequence ATGCCATTGCATCCCGCTCAACGCCTTTTGCACCAGGCCGCTTTCCTGAAAAGCGCGCAAATCGTCGAACAGTGCCCCCCCGACGAGGGCCTGGAAGTGGCGTTCGCCGGGCGCTCCAACGCCGGCAAGTCCAGTGCCATCAACCGCCTGACCGGCCAACGCAGCCTCGCTCGCACCTCCAAGACACCGGGCCGGACCCAGTTGCTGAACTTTTTCACCCTGGACGAGCAACGCCGGCTGGTGGATCTGCCCGGCTATGGCTACGCCAAGGTGGACAAAGCAGTACGCATGCAATGGCAGGAGCATCTGGACGACTACCTGGCACGCCGCGAATGCCTGACCGGCCTGGTGCTGCTGATGGACATCCGCCACCCGCTCCGGGAATTCGACCAGTTGATGCTCGAATGGTCGGCCCGTTCCGGGATGCCGCTGCTGATCCTGCTGACCAAGGCGGACAAATTAAAGTTCGGCGCCGCCAAAAGCGCCTTGATGCAGGTCACCAAGACCCTCAAAGATCATCCCGCGCCGCTACGGGTGCAGCTGTTTTCCGCCACCTCCGGGCAGGGCTGCGAGCAGGCCTGGGACCAGTTGGCGGAGTGGTTGCGGATCGAGGATGACACCCCTCCCGTGATTTGA
- a CDS encoding Na+/H+ antiporter subunit E, which produces MIRKLYPFPTLSVFLLLMWLLLSGFSAGHLVLGVVLATVLPLGTLPFWPNVPRLRNFHKLVLFVLMVHWDIIVANLSVARRILGSPKNLRPAFVEVPLDIKDDFAITLLTSTVSLTPGTVSADISADASRMLVHALHVEDEAVLVEQIKQRYERRLKEIFEC; this is translated from the coding sequence ATGATCCGCAAGCTTTACCCGTTCCCGACCCTGAGCGTGTTTCTACTGCTGATGTGGCTGTTGCTCAGCGGCTTCAGCGCCGGCCACCTGGTGCTCGGCGTGGTGCTGGCGACGGTGCTGCCGCTGGGTACCCTGCCGTTCTGGCCCAATGTGCCGAGGCTGCGCAATTTCCACAAACTGGTGCTGTTCGTGCTGATGGTGCACTGGGACATCATCGTCGCCAATCTGTCGGTGGCCCGGCGCATTCTGGGTTCGCCGAAGAATCTGCGCCCGGCGTTCGTCGAGGTGCCGCTGGACATCAAGGACGACTTCGCCATCACCCTGCTCACCAGCACGGTGTCGTTGACGCCGGGCACGGTAAGCGCGGATATCAGCGCGGACGCCAGCCGCATGCTGGTGCATGCCTTGCACGTGGAAGACGAAGCGGTGCTGGTTGAGCAAATAAAACAGCGCTACGAGCGGCGTCTCAAGGAGATCTTCGAATGTTAG
- a CDS encoding c-type cytochrome, whose protein sequence is MKCLKLFVLLAATAVSHAMAAGDVDAGKEKSQPCAACHGADGNSPSGEWPSLAGQGEKYLVEQIQAFKDGDRQNALMAPMVANLSEQDMADLAAYFSAQTIKVGQADPELVEQGERIYRGGVIADGVPACSGCHGPAGEGVDGAGFPALAGQHAQYLEIQLKAFRAAGRGDLGDNVVKRTNDPQEMMRTVAAKMSDTEIKAVASFLNGLSTEE, encoded by the coding sequence ATGAAGTGTCTTAAGCTGTTCGTGCTGCTAGCCGCTACGGCGGTTTCCCATGCCATGGCAGCCGGTGATGTTGATGCCGGCAAGGAAAAATCCCAGCCCTGCGCGGCCTGTCATGGCGCTGACGGCAACTCTCCTTCCGGTGAATGGCCCAGCCTTGCCGGACAGGGCGAAAAATACCTTGTCGAGCAGATTCAGGCGTTCAAGGACGGCGATCGGCAGAACGCGCTGATGGCTCCGATGGTGGCCAATCTCAGCGAGCAGGACATGGCCGACCTGGCGGCGTACTTCTCCGCCCAGACCATCAAGGTGGGGCAAGCTGATCCGGAACTGGTGGAACAGGGTGAGCGGATCTACCGCGGCGGCGTGATCGCCGACGGTGTTCCTGCCTGTTCCGGCTGTCACGGCCCCGCCGGTGAAGGCGTTGACGGGGCCGGTTTCCCGGCTTTGGCCGGCCAGCACGCCCAGTATCTGGAAATCCAGCTGAAGGCGTTCCGCGCCGCCGGTCGTGGCGATCTGGGGGATAATGTGGTCAAACGCACCAATGATCCGCAGGAAATGATGCGCACCGTGGCCGCCAAGATGAGCGACACGGAGATCAAGGCGGTGGCCAGCTTCCTCAACGGCTTGTCCACCGAGGAATAA
- a CDS encoding Na+/H+ antiporter subunit C, which yields MEALVAIIIAVLVGSGVYLVLRARTFPVILGLTLLSYGANLFVFISGRLKLDQVAVVGQSADPTDPLPQALVLTAIVIGFAMTAFLVVLALRAQGELGSDHVDGQRDALDGEQQDEQQNKGSR from the coding sequence ATGGAAGCGTTGGTCGCAATCATCATCGCTGTCCTGGTGGGCAGTGGTGTTTATCTGGTGCTGCGGGCGAGGACCTTCCCGGTGATTCTGGGGCTGACCCTGCTCAGCTACGGCGCCAATCTGTTTGTGTTTATTTCCGGCCGGCTCAAGCTGGACCAGGTGGCGGTGGTGGGGCAGAGCGCCGATCCCACCGATCCCTTGCCCCAGGCCCTGGTACTGACCGCCATCGTCATCGGCTTCGCCATGACCGCCTTTCTGGTGGTGCTGGCGCTGCGTGCGCAGGGGGAGTTGGGCTCGGATCACGTCGACGGACAGCGCGATGCGCTGGACGGCGAGCAACAGGATGAGCAACAGAATAAGGGGAGCCGCTGA
- a CDS encoding monovalent cation/H+ antiporter subunit D, with protein sequence MSNWIMAPILIPALAGMMLLLEVRERHWLRRVTGLTATLALVPVSIMLFRQAATGDIQVYSLGDWPAPFGIVLVLDQLSALMVLLTSVLAVPALLYASHGDDRLGPNFHSLFQMQLMGINGAFLTGDLFNLFVFFEVLLIASYGLALHGRGPARVRAGLHYVVLNLIGSAVFLLALSLIYGATGTLNMADFAARAAELEGPALTLVKVAGLLLCVVFGLKAALFPLYFWLPATYASATAGVAALFAVMTKVGIYALLRIHGLAFSDGALAGLGDMALWTVSLLTLGLATAGVFGARRLGELVAYLVVMSVGTLVAALAWGTEEAISGALFYLLHSTLICAGLFLLADLVSRGRGDAGDTLMAGPRPPAAGLLGALFFIGAVAVTGLPPLSGFLGKVMLLQAVPAPLYWVLILAGGLLTVVGLSRAGSTLFWRAGEPVADVVLSKGRLAAVIVLLAMAPAMVLLGGPLSALTESAAAQWAQPDLYIHAVLGYPGGAQ encoded by the coding sequence ATGTCGAACTGGATCATGGCTCCGATTCTGATTCCCGCGCTGGCGGGGATGATGTTGCTGCTCGAGGTTCGTGAACGCCACTGGTTGCGCCGGGTGACCGGGCTGACCGCGACGCTGGCGCTGGTGCCGGTGAGTATCATGCTGTTCCGGCAGGCCGCCACCGGTGACATTCAGGTGTATTCGCTGGGGGACTGGCCGGCGCCGTTTGGCATCGTGTTGGTGCTGGACCAGCTCAGTGCGCTGATGGTGCTGCTGACCTCGGTGCTGGCGGTGCCGGCGTTGCTCTACGCCAGCCACGGTGACGATCGCCTGGGCCCCAACTTCCATTCGTTGTTCCAGATGCAGTTGATGGGTATCAACGGGGCCTTTCTTACCGGCGATCTGTTTAACCTGTTCGTGTTTTTCGAGGTCTTGCTGATTGCCTCTTACGGTCTGGCGCTGCATGGGCGCGGGCCGGCACGGGTGCGCGCCGGGTTGCATTATGTGGTGCTCAATCTGATCGGTTCCGCGGTCTTTTTGCTGGCGCTGTCGCTGATCTACGGTGCCACCGGCACCCTGAACATGGCGGACTTCGCCGCGCGGGCCGCTGAACTGGAGGGGCCGGCGCTGACCTTGGTGAAAGTGGCCGGTCTGTTGCTGTGTGTGGTGTTCGGCCTGAAGGCGGCCCTGTTCCCGCTGTACTTCTGGTTGCCGGCCACCTATGCCAGTGCCACCGCCGGTGTCGCAGCGTTGTTCGCGGTCATGACCAAGGTCGGCATCTATGCGCTGCTCAGGATCCATGGCTTGGCGTTCAGTGACGGCGCCCTGGCCGGTCTGGGTGATATGGCCCTGTGGACCGTGTCCCTGCTGACCCTGGGGCTGGCCACGGCGGGCGTGTTTGGCGCCCGGCGATTGGGGGAACTGGTGGCGTACCTGGTGGTGATGTCGGTGGGGACGCTGGTGGCGGCGCTGGCCTGGGGCACGGAAGAGGCGATCAGCGGCGCGCTGTTCTATCTGCTCCACTCCACCTTGATTTGCGCCGGCCTGTTCCTGCTTGCCGATCTGGTGTCACGGGGACGGGGGGACGCTGGCGATACCCTGATGGCGGGGCCGCGTCCGCCCGCGGCGGGCCTGCTGGGCGCGTTGTTCTTTATCGGTGCCGTGGCGGTGACGGGGCTGCCGCCGTTGTCCGGCTTCCTCGGCAAGGTGATGTTGCTGCAGGCGGTACCCGCGCCACTGTACTGGGTGCTGATACTGGCGGGCGGGCTGCTGACGGTGGTTGGCCTCAGCCGTGCTGGCTCCACTTTGTTCTGGCGAGCAGGGGAACCGGTGGCGGATGTGGTGCTCAGCAAGGGACGGCTGGCGGCGGTGATCGTGCTGCTGGCCATGGCGCCGGCCATGGTGTTGTTGGGCGGGCCGTTGTCGGCGCTCACGGAGTCGGCCGCCGCCCAGTGGGCGCAGCCTGATCTGTATATCCACGCGGTCCTGGGCTATCCGGGAGGTGCACAATGA
- a CDS encoding Na+/H+ antiporter subunit G: MDIVIEYITAIFLLIGGVFALIGSLGLVRLPDFFLRLHGPTKATTLGVGGTIMASLVYFSWSEHTLHLHEILITLFLFISAPVSAHMLAKAAMHRELKYREDTRGKPWKQ; encoded by the coding sequence ATGGATATCGTGATCGAATACATCACCGCGATTTTTCTGCTGATCGGCGGGGTGTTCGCGTTGATCGGCTCCCTGGGGCTGGTGCGTCTGCCGGATTTCTTCCTGCGCCTGCACGGTCCGACCAAGGCCACCACGCTGGGCGTGGGTGGCACCATCATGGCGTCGCTGGTGTACTTCTCCTGGAGCGAGCATACCCTGCACCTCCATGAGATTCTGATTACGCTGTTTCTGTTTATTTCGGCGCCGGTGTCGGCGCACATGCTGGCCAAGGCGGCCATGCATCGGGAGCTCAAATACCGCGAGGACACCCGCGGCAAGCCCTGGAAACAGTAG